A genome region from Solanum pennellii chromosome 12, SPENNV200 includes the following:
- the LOC107006991 gene encoding protein LURP-one-related 4-like — MARIYPQTSSSSSCSSICMSKYVTTKRETFTLWMKSLVFHGNGCAVFNSKGQLVYRIDNYSKKCSKQVHLMDLHGTILFSLRKKKLSIFGHWNGYKMDEETPYFQVKKIRNLFIGDLNYGVIFGCDTNNYRIIALRGKLGFKIINKENRLIAEVKQKQSSSAVKFGDDVLSLVVEPHVDHSLVMALVTVYGLIRHML, encoded by the exons ATGGCAAGAATTTACCCTCAaacatcatcatcttcttcttgttcttcaatttgtATGAGTAAATATGTGACAACAAAAAGAGAAACATTTACTTTATGGATGAAATCACTTGTATTCCATGGAAATGGATGTGCTGTTTTTAACTCAAAAGGTCAACTTGTTTATAGAATAGACAATTATAGCAAAAAATGTAGCAAACAAGTTCATCTCATGGATCTTCATGGAACAATTCTCTTTTCTCTTCGTAAAAAG AAATTGTCAATTTTTGGACATTGGAATGGCTATAAGATGGATGAGGAGACACCATAttttcaagtgaaaaaaattcGCAATTTATTCATAGGAGATTTAAATTATGGTGTTATTTTTGGATGTGATACAAATAACTATAGGATTATTGCTTTAAGAGGCAAATTAGGCTTCAAGATTATCAACAAAGAAAACAGACTTATTGCTGAG gtTAAACAAAAGCAATCATCATCAGCAGTTAAGTTTGGGGATGATGTATTAAGTCTAGTGGTGGAGCCTCATGTTGATCATTCACTTGTCATGGCTCTTGTCACTGTTTATGGTTTAATTCGACATATGTTGtaa